The Deinococcus roseus genome window below encodes:
- a CDS encoding PIG-L deacetylase family protein codes for MKGKFKIRLQRDRWNPLNTLIFVLIFCLFLAAGINGWGFLFTGKWVVAGVEHAAKQLPDHAPVRGKVLILSPHPDDETLAAGGLIQDVLQHDGDVVVIFLTNGDGFPWDARYSSGKLMVNASVYLKLGRERQNEATLATNTLGVPARNVYFLGFPDRGLRSVYLTNYLIPFKSRYTQVDHVPYANAYKPGSPYTGQELEKQVLAIARKFNPDVIMAPTPLDQHPDHQATSYMSSRVLSELPHTKILYYLVHGGVEWPLPKGYHPDLPLSPPAETIQGIEWQKYPLTSAQQKQKYRAMLFYKSQVQILGRFMQAFSRENELVLPPVMDVHNDRTNP; via the coding sequence TTGAAAGGAAAATTCAAAATCCGTCTGCAGCGGGACCGCTGGAATCCACTGAACACCCTGATTTTTGTGCTGATTTTCTGTCTTTTTCTTGCGGCTGGAATCAATGGCTGGGGTTTTCTGTTCACCGGAAAATGGGTTGTTGCAGGCGTGGAACATGCCGCCAAACAACTTCCAGACCACGCTCCTGTGCGTGGCAAGGTGCTCATCCTCTCCCCTCACCCCGACGATGAAACACTGGCTGCTGGTGGGCTGATTCAGGATGTTTTGCAACACGATGGGGATGTGGTTGTCATCTTTCTGACCAATGGAGATGGTTTTCCCTGGGACGCCCGTTATTCCAGTGGCAAATTGATGGTCAATGCCAGCGTGTATCTGAAACTGGGTCGGGAGCGGCAAAACGAGGCCACCCTGGCCACCAACACCCTGGGGGTGCCTGCCAGAAACGTGTATTTTCTGGGGTTTCCAGATCGGGGCTTGCGCAGTGTGTACCTCACCAATTATCTGATTCCCTTCAAGAGCAGGTACACCCAGGTGGACCATGTGCCTTACGCCAATGCCTACAAACCCGGCAGCCCTTACACCGGGCAGGAGCTGGAAAAGCAGGTGCTGGCCATTGCCCGCAAATTCAACCCGGATGTGATCATGGCCCCCACCCCTCTGGACCAGCATCCTGACCACCAGGCCACCTCTTACATGTCCAGTCGGGTGCTCAGCGAGTTGCCACACACAAAGATCCTGTATTATCTGGTGCACGGCGGGGTGGAATGGCCCCTTCCCAAGGGCTACCATCCTGATTTGCCCCTCAGTCCACCTGCAGAGACCATTCAGGGCATTGAATGGCAGAAGTATCCCCTCACCTCTGCGCAACAAAAACAGAAGTACAGGGCCATGCTGTTCTACAAATCCCAGGTGCAAATTCTGGGCCGTTTCATGCAGGCTTTCAGCCGGGAAAATGAACTGGTTCTCCCCCCAGTGATGGATGTGCACAATGATCGAACAAACCCCTGA
- the mnmD gene encoding tRNA (5-methylaminomethyl-2-thiouridine)(34)-methyltransferase MnmD, whose protein sequence is MIEQTPDGSLTVFSEKYQQHYHSSHGAQTQANVVYLQGSRTHLHPAPKVLEVGFGVAMNFLTTLQDAVSRGVPLHYLAFEFDPVPAEMLREYTQAHPMSGHAVWQKVLELWGQSFQFVLENITVEVRVEDVTRAEFPEDWATGFYLDGFSIAVNPEVWTPEFCKKVASSMQVGAHLATYSAAGAVRRALQDAGLIVSKHKGLTGKREFATAEKPPS, encoded by the coding sequence ATGATCGAACAAACCCCTGACGGCAGCCTGACCGTCTTCAGCGAAAAATACCAGCAACATTACCACTCCAGCCACGGTGCCCAGACCCAGGCCAACGTGGTGTACCTGCAAGGGTCCAGGACCCACCTGCATCCTGCTCCAAAAGTGCTGGAAGTGGGCTTCGGGGTGGCCATGAATTTTCTGACCACCTTGCAGGACGCCGTTTCCAGAGGGGTTCCTTTGCATTATCTGGCTTTTGAATTTGACCCGGTTCCTGCAGAAATGCTGAGGGAATACACCCAGGCCCACCCGATGTCCGGTCATGCGGTCTGGCAAAAGGTGCTGGAATTGTGGGGCCAATCTTTTCAATTTGTCCTTGAGAACATCACTGTAGAGGTGCGGGTGGAAGATGTCACCCGTGCAGAATTCCCTGAAGATTGGGCCACGGGCTTTTATCTGGATGGCTTTTCAATTGCAGTCAATCCCGAGGTCTGGACCCCCGAGTTCTGCAAAAAAGTGGCCTCCAGCATGCAAGTTGGTGCCCATCTTGCCACTTACAGTGCTGCGGGAGCCGTGCGCAGGGCGTTGCAGGACGCTGGTTTAATAGTCAGCAAACACAAGGGACTGACTGGAAAACGGGAATTTGCCACTGCAGAGAAGCCCCCCTCATGA